A stretch of Myxococcus hansupus DNA encodes these proteins:
- a CDS encoding potassium channel family protein encodes MKRIIVVGLGNFGAVIAARLHEQGHDVIAIDPRPAVVDALGSRVSKAMVGDATQRQVLEEVGARGADAAIVSTGEDLSASILALLALRDTGIQDIYVKVRSDDHARIANALGATESIFPERESALGLASRITSGRLLQYVQLGTEFGLQEMPVPEAWYGKSLRVLALPQRYRVHVVAVHDVLQDRMLPVPDPDRLLTPSDALLVAGEPSALEAVAALR; translated from the coding sequence ATGAAGCGCATCATCGTGGTAGGGCTGGGCAACTTCGGTGCTGTCATCGCCGCGCGTCTGCACGAGCAGGGGCATGACGTCATCGCCATCGACCCACGACCGGCGGTGGTCGACGCCCTGGGCTCTCGCGTCTCGAAGGCCATGGTGGGTGACGCCACACAGCGCCAGGTGCTGGAAGAGGTGGGTGCTCGTGGCGCGGACGCGGCCATCGTCTCCACCGGAGAGGACCTCTCGGCCAGCATCCTCGCGCTGCTCGCTCTGCGGGATACGGGCATCCAGGACATCTATGTGAAGGTCCGCTCGGACGATCACGCTCGCATCGCGAACGCGCTGGGCGCCACCGAGAGCATCTTCCCGGAGCGGGAGAGCGCACTGGGCCTGGCCAGTCGCATCACCAGTGGACGGCTCCTGCAGTACGTTCAGTTGGGAACGGAGTTCGGCCTTCAGGAGATGCCGGTGCCGGAGGCCTGGTACGGCAAGAGCCTGCGCGTGCTCGCCTTGCCGCAGCGTTACCGCGTGCACGTCGTCGCCGTGCATGACGTGCTCCAGGACCGGATGCTCCCGGTGCCGGATCCAGACCGGCTGCTCACCCCTTCCGATGCGCTGCTGGTCGCGGGCGAGCCCTCGGCGCTCGAGGCGGTGGCGGCGCTGCGATGA
- a CDS encoding DUF2254 domain-containing protein, with amino-acid sequence MKLRLTRFAERLGTSYWVVPALCVVAAVGLSRFAHALDAHLSQHEHDWYLFQGGPEGARSVLSAVASSMLTFAGLVFSVTILVLQQASNQFSPRILRTFLRDRKSQVALGIFTGTFVYALLGLRTVRGTSENLDITSHVPSLSVWLAVVLALLCVGAFVFYIHHVAQSIRAVVILSRIHDETCETMERMYPEGVGLDAADSGEEGPRGAPSLVVPHAGGSGVLITVDEDQLMTHARRAGVALALVPMMGDFVPHGGALFEVWGDASALDPQSLLDSVQFGQERTLQQDTAFGFRQLVDVAERALSPGINDPSTAVQALDQLHDLLRRLALRHFPSPQRLDVQGTLRLVCPRPDFDDYVRLSLDEIREYGEGSIQVARRLRFLLEDLLRVAPDFRHGELKRQRALLDANVTRGFADARVAAEARHEGPQGHGPH; translated from the coding sequence ATGAAGCTCCGGCTCACACGCTTCGCAGAGCGGCTCGGCACGAGCTACTGGGTCGTCCCCGCGCTCTGCGTGGTCGCCGCCGTCGGCCTGTCGCGGTTCGCCCATGCGCTGGACGCACATCTGTCGCAGCATGAGCACGACTGGTACCTCTTCCAAGGAGGTCCCGAGGGCGCACGCTCCGTGCTCTCCGCGGTGGCCTCCTCGATGCTGACGTTCGCGGGCCTTGTCTTCTCCGTCACCATCCTGGTGCTCCAACAGGCCAGCAACCAGTTCTCGCCGCGCATCCTCCGCACGTTCCTCCGGGACCGGAAGAGCCAGGTCGCCCTGGGCATCTTCACGGGAACCTTCGTATATGCCCTTCTGGGGCTGCGCACCGTCCGGGGCACCTCAGAGAATCTGGACATCACGAGCCACGTTCCGTCGCTCTCCGTCTGGCTCGCCGTCGTTCTCGCGCTGCTGTGCGTGGGCGCCTTCGTCTTCTACATCCACCATGTGGCTCAATCCATTCGGGCCGTGGTCATCCTCTCCCGCATCCACGACGAGACGTGCGAGACGATGGAGCGCATGTACCCAGAGGGCGTCGGCCTCGATGCCGCGGATTCGGGTGAGGAGGGTCCCCGCGGGGCGCCTTCGCTCGTCGTCCCCCACGCGGGAGGCTCCGGCGTGCTCATCACCGTGGATGAAGATCAGTTGATGACGCATGCCCGGCGCGCGGGCGTCGCGCTCGCCCTCGTTCCCATGATGGGCGACTTCGTCCCCCACGGTGGCGCGCTCTTCGAGGTCTGGGGGGACGCCAGCGCACTGGATCCCCAGTCCCTCCTGGACTCAGTCCAGTTTGGCCAAGAACGCACACTCCAGCAGGACACGGCCTTTGGCTTTCGCCAGCTCGTAGACGTGGCCGAGCGCGCACTCTCCCCCGGCATCAACGACCCCTCCACCGCCGTCCAGGCCCTCGACCAACTTCACGACCTGCTGCGGAGGCTGGCCCTCCGACACTTCCCGAGCCCCCAGCGATTGGACGTGCAGGGCACCCTGCGGCTGGTCTGCCCGCGTCCCGACTTCGACGACTACGTGAGGCTCTCCCTGGATGAGATTCGCGAATACGGCGAAGGCTCCATCCAGGTGGCTCGGCGCCTGCGCTTCCTGCTGGAAGACCTCCTGCGGGTGGCGCCAGACTTTCGCCATGGGGAGTTGAAGCGACAGCGCGCATTGCTGGACGCCAACGTCACCCGAGGCTTCGCGGATGCAAGGGTCGCGGCGGAGGCCCGGCACGAGGGCCCCCAGGGCCACGGGCCGCACTGA
- a CDS encoding sulfite exporter TauE/SafE family protein, translating to MSLESAALTAMLHTTEPTVIAGALGAFAVGLTGSVHCLLMCGPLACAGLPGVPGPERRRAVVAYQGARLGAYALVGGALGLLGGGVTQALAVSTRPYLPWLMAVALVASALELGKRLRPLPGLANLARHLTRWGAKFSWAGRASAMGAVTPLLPCGLLYGVFAVALASGSFGGGALVLAAFALGGLPALLGAQLHAALWKHRPTWMSLLLQRAVPLTAAAVLIYRAVGDTGGTPSCH from the coding sequence ATGTCGCTCGAATCAGCCGCGCTCACCGCCATGCTTCACACCACCGAACCCACCGTCATCGCCGGCGCGCTGGGCGCCTTCGCGGTGGGGCTCACGGGGAGCGTGCATTGCCTCCTCATGTGCGGACCGCTCGCCTGCGCGGGCCTGCCCGGCGTGCCAGGACCCGAGCGGCGCCGAGCCGTCGTCGCCTACCAGGGAGCGCGCCTGGGCGCCTATGCCCTCGTGGGCGGCGCACTGGGCCTGCTGGGCGGAGGCGTCACCCAGGCGCTGGCGGTCTCCACGCGCCCCTACCTTCCCTGGCTGATGGCGGTGGCCCTCGTCGCCTCCGCGCTGGAGCTGGGAAAGCGCCTGCGACCGCTGCCGGGCCTGGCGAACCTCGCGCGGCACCTGACGCGCTGGGGCGCAAAGTTTTCGTGGGCGGGCCGCGCGAGCGCAATGGGTGCGGTCACCCCGCTCCTCCCTTGCGGCCTCCTCTACGGCGTCTTCGCGGTGGCGCTGGCGAGCGGCTCATTCGGAGGCGGAGCGCTGGTGCTCGCCGCCTTCGCGCTCGGCGGCCTGCCCGCCCTGCTGGGGGCGCAGCTCCATGCGGCGCTGTGGAAGCACCGCCCGACGTGGATGTCCCTGCTGCTCCAACGGGCGGTGCCCCTGACGGCCGCGGCGGTGCTCATCTACCGCGCCGTGGGCGACACCGGAGGCACGCCGAGCTGCCACTGA
- a CDS encoding heavy metal translocating P-type ATPase yields MPAATPSEPAPATCLHCGSPVPSGSVTRDFCCVGCEVVHGLLVEQGLTRYYQLAQGKTAPAPEPRKERAFAWLEPLVARAESMPGAVCALEVDVQGIHCAACVWLMNELFRRQRGGAGLTVDPALGKVRLQWRRGAFDVAEFLRGVEGFGYRFGPSRKRPERASLDLPIRLGICAALSMNVMLFSVSFYVGLTPEDGDVFGLFTRLSLWLSSAVVVVGGWPFFRSAIQGLRRGVLHLDLPIALGILLVFGMSLAQARGGRGDVAYFDTLNTFVTLMLVGRWLQQRVLERNRRFLLADDGAEGLFVRREEGARLATVRAAEVSDGDVLVIAPGDLVPVDAVLLDAGARVSTDWITGEPGERAVARGEALPAGAFNAGRVAVRLQAKQAFTDSPLVSLLRRAPEASGGAALHTRFWDRVSRRWVVTVLCVSALGLALWWPAGPDKALEVAVALLVVTCPCAIGIATPLAYELVQARLRRAGFFIRSTDLLDRLPRVRKVLFDKTGTLTLGRLELVDAGAVSGLSPATRDIAFDLVSRSNHPASRCLSGALAREGARFTPEARVAEHPGQGLELLRDGARWRLGRADWATESPGVDAWNAPSPGEDGEAAVSAARSPRAGRVDSAGGVQATGAGRVSRPGARVEVLLSGSGLAAGPVLSRDGVPVAFFQLRESVRPDARREVQSLQAEGREVWLISGDAPERVRDMADALGVPAGHTLGGQRPEDKAETVAKLDAADTLYLGDGVNDSLAFEQALCAGTPAIDRPVMPGKSDFFLLGEGLGAIREALRLSARLRHVVRRLLALAIGYNVVAVSVCLAGWMTPLRAAVAMPATSLATVLFTVWWLAASRERAAATPTPPLREVPA; encoded by the coding sequence ATGCCTGCCGCCACCCCATCGGAGCCTGCTCCGGCCACCTGTCTCCACTGCGGCAGCCCCGTGCCTTCGGGGAGCGTGACGCGCGACTTCTGCTGTGTGGGATGTGAGGTCGTGCATGGCCTGCTCGTGGAGCAGGGGCTCACGCGTTACTACCAGCTCGCGCAAGGAAAGACGGCGCCCGCGCCGGAGCCGCGCAAGGAACGCGCGTTCGCGTGGCTGGAGCCGCTCGTCGCACGCGCGGAGTCCATGCCCGGCGCCGTGTGCGCGCTCGAAGTGGACGTGCAGGGCATTCACTGCGCCGCGTGTGTGTGGCTGATGAACGAGCTGTTCCGCCGCCAGCGCGGTGGGGCGGGGCTGACCGTGGACCCCGCGTTGGGGAAGGTGCGACTCCAGTGGCGGCGTGGCGCCTTCGACGTGGCGGAGTTCCTGCGCGGCGTGGAGGGCTTCGGCTACCGCTTCGGCCCCAGCCGCAAGCGCCCGGAGCGCGCGAGCCTGGACCTCCCCATTCGCCTGGGCATCTGCGCGGCGCTGTCGATGAACGTGATGCTGTTCTCGGTGAGCTTCTACGTGGGGCTCACGCCCGAGGATGGCGATGTCTTCGGTCTCTTCACGCGGCTGAGCCTGTGGCTGTCGTCCGCAGTCGTCGTGGTCGGCGGTTGGCCCTTCTTCCGCTCGGCGATTCAGGGGCTCCGGCGGGGCGTGTTGCACCTGGACCTGCCCATCGCGCTGGGCATCCTGTTGGTGTTCGGGATGTCGCTGGCACAGGCGCGTGGCGGCCGAGGGGACGTGGCCTACTTCGACACGCTCAACACCTTCGTCACGTTGATGTTGGTGGGGCGCTGGCTCCAGCAGCGGGTGTTGGAGCGCAACCGGCGTTTCCTCTTGGCGGATGACGGCGCGGAGGGGCTCTTCGTTCGAAGGGAGGAAGGGGCTCGGCTCGCCACCGTGCGCGCCGCCGAGGTGTCGGACGGCGATGTGTTGGTGATTGCTCCTGGTGACTTGGTGCCCGTGGACGCGGTGCTGCTCGACGCGGGCGCCCGGGTGTCCACGGACTGGATTACGGGTGAGCCGGGGGAGCGCGCCGTGGCGCGAGGCGAGGCGCTTCCCGCGGGGGCCTTCAACGCCGGACGTGTGGCCGTGCGGCTGCAGGCGAAGCAGGCGTTCACGGACTCGCCGCTGGTGTCGTTGCTGCGCCGGGCTCCCGAGGCGTCGGGCGGTGCCGCGCTGCATACCCGCTTCTGGGACCGTGTCTCACGACGTTGGGTCGTCACCGTGCTCTGCGTCTCCGCGCTCGGGCTCGCGCTGTGGTGGCCCGCGGGGCCGGACAAGGCGCTGGAGGTGGCGGTGGCCCTGCTGGTGGTGACGTGCCCCTGCGCCATCGGCATCGCGACGCCGCTGGCCTACGAGTTGGTCCAGGCGCGCCTGCGCCGCGCGGGTTTCTTCATCCGGAGCACGGACCTGTTGGACCGGTTGCCCCGCGTGCGCAAGGTGCTCTTCGACAAGACAGGGACGTTGACGTTGGGGCGGCTGGAGCTGGTGGATGCGGGGGCCGTGTCGGGGTTGTCGCCCGCGACGCGCGACATCGCCTTCGACCTTGTGTCCCGGAGCAATCACCCCGCGAGCCGGTGCCTGTCCGGCGCGCTGGCGCGAGAGGGGGCGCGCTTCACGCCTGAGGCGCGCGTGGCGGAGCACCCAGGGCAGGGCTTGGAGCTCCTCCGTGACGGCGCGCGCTGGCGGCTGGGCCGCGCGGACTGGGCCACCGAGTCGCCTGGGGTAGACGCATGGAACGCTCCCTCACCGGGCGAGGACGGCGAGGCTGCTGTATCGGCGGCGCGCTCCCCCCGTGCCGGGCGCGTGGACAGCGCGGGTGGGGTGCAGGCAACTGGCGCGGGCCGCGTCTCCAGGCCCGGGGCGCGGGTTGAGGTTCTCCTGTCGGGTTCAGGGCTCGCGGCGGGCCCGGTGCTCAGCCGGGATGGCGTGCCCGTGGCGTTCTTCCAGCTCCGCGAATCGGTGCGTCCCGACGCACGCCGCGAGGTCCAGTCGCTCCAGGCCGAGGGCCGTGAGGTCTGGCTCATCTCCGGGGACGCGCCCGAGCGTGTGCGAGACATGGCCGACGCGCTGGGGGTCCCCGCCGGGCACACGTTGGGCGGCCAGCGCCCCGAGGACAAGGCCGAGACAGTGGCGAAGCTGGACGCGGCGGACACGCTGTACCTGGGCGACGGCGTCAACGACAGCCTCGCCTTCGAGCAAGCCCTCTGCGCGGGGACGCCCGCCATCGACCGGCCGGTGATGCCGGGCAAGAGCGACTTCTTCCTGTTGGGTGAAGGGCTGGGCGCCATCCGCGAGGCGCTGCGCCTTTCGGCGCGGCTGCGACACGTCGTGCGCAGGCTGCTGGCGCTGGCCATTGGCTACAACGTGGTGGCTGTCTCCGTATGTCTCGCCGGGTGGATGACACCGCTGCGCGCCGCCGTGGCCATGCCCGCCACCAGCCTGGCCACCGTGCTCTTCACGGTGTGGTGGCTGGCCGCCTCACGCGAGCGCGCCGCCGCCACGCCCACGCCGCCGCTGCGGGAGGTGCCGGCATGA
- the ccoN gene encoding cytochrome-c oxidase, cbb3-type subunit I, whose translation MHQQRIIYDDTTVRRFILASVLFGIVGMAVGALVASQLAWWQANLGIPYTTYSRLRPLHTNAVIFAFVGNMMFAGIYYSTQRLLKTRMASDLLSKIHFWGWQVIIVAAAITLPLGITTSKEYAELEWPIDVAIAVIWVVFAINFFWTLARRHEKNLYVAIWFYIATIVTVAVLHIVNSLALPLSALKSYSVYAGVQDALVQWWYGHNAVAFFLTTPILGIMYYFLPKAAERPVYSYRLSIIHFWALVFIYIWAGPHHLLYTALPDWAQSLGVIFSVMLWAPSWGGMLNGLLTLKGAWYKLREDPVLKFFIAGVTFYGMATFEGPLLSIKSVSALGHYTDWIVGHVHSGALGWNGFMAAGMFYWLVPRLYGTKLHSPKSADAHFWLGTVGILLYMVSMWISGVTQGLMWRAANPDGTLLYPNFVETLLAIRPMYIVRFVGGSMYLVGFIMMAWNLWKTARAGKAVDGETTIVVEPPAPATEPVPTAAPTPGWVQVVTGRPLLFAIAILTVTMFLGWAQPVRALVLLGAIVVLGEFAWIVTRRDREAGRPSWFGLIEGRPLAFTVLTLIAILIGGVAELLPTIMLKQAVPAHGQAQEPYSPLELQGRDLYVREGCYTCHSQMIRPFVAETQRYGDVSRAEEFIYDHPFQWGSKRTGPDLHRLGGKYPNLWHYTHMMDPRATSPGSNMPPYPWLAEQRITVKDAPKKLALMQRLGVPYSNADVDGAEARQKAQGEVITADLATQGIQVAWDSEMVAIIAYLQRLGRGPQDLPAPPEKAPSPPDRLPAATIASEEVR comes from the coding sequence GTGCATCAGCAACGAATCATCTATGACGACACCACGGTCCGGCGCTTCATCCTCGCGTCGGTGCTGTTCGGCATCGTGGGCATGGCGGTAGGGGCCTTGGTGGCCAGCCAGCTCGCCTGGTGGCAGGCGAACCTGGGCATCCCGTACACGACGTACTCCCGCCTGCGCCCGCTGCACACGAACGCGGTCATCTTCGCCTTCGTGGGCAACATGATGTTCGCGGGCATCTACTACTCCACGCAGCGTCTGTTGAAGACGCGAATGGCGTCGGACCTGCTCTCGAAAATCCACTTCTGGGGCTGGCAGGTCATCATCGTCGCCGCGGCGATTACGCTGCCCCTGGGCATCACCACCTCCAAGGAGTACGCGGAGCTGGAGTGGCCCATCGACGTGGCCATCGCCGTCATCTGGGTGGTCTTCGCCATCAACTTCTTCTGGACGCTGGCGAGGCGCCACGAGAAGAACCTCTACGTCGCCATCTGGTTCTACATCGCGACCATCGTCACGGTGGCGGTGCTCCACATCGTGAACAGCCTGGCGCTGCCGCTGTCGGCGCTGAAGAGCTACTCCGTCTACGCGGGCGTCCAGGACGCGCTGGTGCAGTGGTGGTACGGCCACAACGCCGTCGCCTTCTTCCTCACCACGCCCATCCTGGGCATCATGTATTACTTCCTGCCCAAGGCGGCGGAGCGGCCGGTGTATTCGTATCGGCTGTCCATCATCCACTTCTGGGCCCTGGTCTTCATCTACATCTGGGCCGGTCCGCACCACCTGCTCTACACGGCGCTGCCGGACTGGGCGCAGTCGCTGGGCGTGATTTTCAGCGTCATGCTGTGGGCGCCGTCGTGGGGCGGCATGCTCAACGGCCTGCTCACGCTGAAGGGCGCCTGGTACAAGCTTCGCGAGGACCCCGTCCTCAAGTTCTTCATCGCGGGCGTCACCTTCTACGGCATGGCCACCTTCGAGGGGCCGCTCTTGTCCATCAAGTCGGTGAGCGCGTTGGGCCACTACACAGACTGGATTGTCGGCCACGTCCACAGCGGCGCGCTGGGCTGGAACGGCTTCATGGCGGCCGGCATGTTCTATTGGTTGGTACCCAGGCTGTACGGCACGAAGCTGCACTCGCCCAAGTCGGCGGACGCGCACTTCTGGCTCGGGACGGTGGGCATCCTCCTCTACATGGTGTCGATGTGGATCAGCGGCGTCACGCAGGGTCTCATGTGGCGTGCGGCGAACCCGGACGGCACGCTGCTGTACCCGAACTTCGTGGAGACGCTGCTGGCCATCCGGCCCATGTACATCGTCCGCTTCGTCGGCGGGTCCATGTACCTGGTGGGCTTCATCATGATGGCGTGGAACCTGTGGAAGACGGCCCGCGCTGGCAAGGCCGTGGACGGGGAGACCACCATCGTGGTGGAGCCGCCCGCGCCCGCCACCGAGCCCGTGCCCACGGCGGCGCCGACGCCCGGCTGGGTGCAGGTCGTCACCGGCCGGCCGCTGCTTTTCGCCATCGCCATCCTCACGGTGACGATGTTCCTGGGCTGGGCGCAGCCGGTGCGCGCGCTGGTGTTGCTGGGCGCCATCGTCGTCCTGGGTGAGTTCGCCTGGATTGTCACCCGCCGAGACCGCGAGGCGGGCCGTCCGTCCTGGTTCGGGCTCATCGAGGGCCGGCCGCTCGCCTTCACCGTGCTGACGCTCATTGCCATCCTCATCGGAGGCGTGGCGGAGCTGCTGCCCACCATCATGCTCAAGCAGGCGGTGCCAGCGCACGGTCAGGCACAGGAGCCGTATTCGCCGTTGGAGCTTCAGGGCCGCGACCTCTACGTGCGTGAGGGTTGCTACACCTGCCACTCTCAGATGATTCGTCCCTTCGTGGCGGAGACGCAGCGCTACGGCGACGTGTCCCGCGCGGAGGAGTTCATCTACGACCACCCCTTCCAATGGGGCAGCAAGCGCACGGGCCCGGACCTGCACCGCCTGGGCGGCAAGTATCCGAACCTCTGGCATTACACGCACATGATGGACCCACGGGCGACGAGCCCCGGCTCCAACATGCCGCCGTACCCGTGGCTGGCCGAGCAGCGCATCACCGTGAAGGACGCGCCGAAGAAGCTGGCGTTGATGCAGCGGCTGGGCGTGCCCTATTCGAACGCGGACGTGGACGGCGCCGAGGCCCGGCAGAAAGCGCAGGGTGAGGTCATCACCGCGGACCTGGCCACGCAGGGCATCCAAGTGGCGTGGGATTCGGAGATGGTGGCCATCATCGCCTACCTCCAGCGCCTGGGCCGGGGGCCGCAGGACCTGCCCGCGCCGCCGGAGAAGGCGCCCTCGCCTCCGGACCGTCTGCCCGCCGCCACCATCGCCAGTGAGGAGGTGCGCTGA
- a CDS encoding cbb3-type cytochrome oxidase subunit 3, whose amino-acid sequence MYKQFYQGMSLTELPLFALVLFIAVFFGVVAWVFVARRSGDFDALARMPLSEQGEGRHE is encoded by the coding sequence ATGTACAAGCAATTCTATCAAGGGATGTCGCTCACCGAGCTGCCCCTCTTCGCGTTGGTCCTGTTCATCGCGGTGTTCTTCGGCGTCGTCGCCTGGGTGTTCGTGGCGCGGCGCAGTGGGGACTTCGACGCGCTCGCGCGCATGCCATTGAGCGAGCAGGGAGAGGGCCGCCATGAGTGA
- a CDS encoding c-type cytochrome has protein sequence MSDKSLVHSVYDGIEEHDNHLPNWWLFILWSSIVFSAGYWFWFHIAEAGPDQLGEYAAESAEVAQRTSGNTPASEDMLLALAKDPGSLDSGKQVFQANCAACHGAQGQGLIGPNLTDAYWMHGGSPMAIHRVVAEGVVAKGMPAWERTLGAERVKAVTAYLLTLKGTDAPGGKAPQGEPEQP, from the coding sequence ATGAGTGACAAGTCGTTGGTGCACTCCGTCTATGACGGCATCGAGGAGCATGACAACCATCTGCCCAACTGGTGGCTGTTCATCCTCTGGTCGTCGATTGTCTTCAGCGCGGGGTATTGGTTCTGGTTCCACATCGCGGAGGCGGGACCGGACCAGCTCGGGGAGTACGCCGCCGAGTCCGCGGAGGTGGCGCAGCGCACCTCCGGCAACACGCCCGCGTCGGAAGACATGTTGCTCGCGCTGGCCAAGGACCCGGGCTCGCTGGACAGCGGCAAGCAGGTGTTCCAGGCGAACTGCGCGGCCTGTCACGGCGCGCAAGGGCAGGGGCTCATCGGGCCGAACCTGACGGATGCGTATTGGATGCACGGCGGCTCGCCCATGGCCATCCACCGCGTCGTCGCGGAGGGCGTGGTCGCCAAGGGCATGCCCGCGTGGGAGCGCACGTTGGGCGCTGAGCGCGTCAAGGCCGTCACCGCGTACCTGCTCACGCTCAAGGGGACGGACGCCCCTGGGGGCAAGGCGCCCCAGGGCGAGCCTGAGCAGCCGTAG
- the ccoG gene encoding cytochrome c oxidase accessory protein CcoG, which produces MPAAPQRNGPRIDQLSSIHADGSRLALHPADVRGRFITKRRLGFAVLIAIYLALPLVEVGGHPAVHLDVAARRFYLFGGTYNAQDFWRVLFLVTSVGFGLLFFTAWLGRVWCGWACPQTVFLEALYRPIERFFDGPRERRLKVAREHWTPARVVRAVLKHGAYVAVSLLISHAALSLFVSAGGLVAMVAEGPVVSPVAFTWAMAVTGALYFNFAWFREQLCVVVCPYGRLQSAMQDRDSLIVGYDVRRGEPRGRLLKSAPGTPAPPRGDCVDCFKCVAVCPTGIDIRNGLQMDCLACAQCVDACDGVMDKLGRPRGLIRYDSLNGLDGRPRRVLRPRLFIYGALMLVAVVGLVVSLVGRVPFEANLLRFQGMPYVAEQGTVRNQFELHLVNKNPSETVFTIRVDSPVPATLVVPQAQVKLGSLESFRVPLFITVNSGVKAPFEFTVEVADAASGEVKRIQARFLGPARVED; this is translated from the coding sequence ATGCCGGCGGCACCGCAGCGAAACGGCCCACGCATCGACCAGCTCTCGTCGATCCACGCGGATGGCTCGCGACTGGCGCTCCATCCGGCGGATGTTCGCGGCCGGTTCATCACGAAGCGGCGGCTGGGCTTCGCGGTGCTCATCGCCATCTACCTGGCCCTCCCACTGGTGGAGGTGGGGGGGCATCCGGCGGTGCACCTGGACGTGGCGGCGCGCCGCTTCTACCTCTTCGGTGGCACGTACAACGCACAGGACTTCTGGCGCGTCCTGTTCCTGGTGACGTCGGTGGGCTTTGGCCTGCTGTTCTTCACCGCGTGGCTGGGACGTGTGTGGTGCGGCTGGGCGTGCCCTCAGACGGTGTTCCTGGAGGCGCTCTATCGTCCCATCGAGCGCTTCTTCGACGGCCCTCGCGAGCGGCGGCTGAAGGTGGCGCGTGAGCACTGGACGCCCGCCAGGGTGGTGCGCGCGGTGCTCAAGCATGGCGCGTATGTCGCGGTGTCGCTGCTCATCTCCCACGCCGCGTTGAGCCTCTTCGTCTCGGCGGGAGGGCTCGTCGCCATGGTGGCCGAGGGCCCCGTGGTTTCTCCCGTGGCCTTCACGTGGGCCATGGCCGTGACGGGGGCGCTGTACTTCAACTTCGCGTGGTTCCGGGAGCAGCTCTGCGTGGTGGTGTGCCCCTACGGCCGGCTCCAGTCCGCGATGCAGGACCGGGACTCGCTCATCGTGGGTTACGACGTGCGCCGTGGAGAGCCCCGGGGACGGTTGCTGAAATCGGCTCCGGGCACCCCGGCGCCGCCTCGCGGCGACTGCGTGGACTGCTTCAAGTGCGTGGCCGTGTGCCCCACGGGCATCGACATCCGCAATGGCTTGCAGATGGACTGTCTGGCCTGCGCGCAGTGCGTGGATGCATGCGACGGCGTCATGGACAAGCTGGGCCGGCCGCGGGGCCTCATCCGCTATGACTCGCTCAATGGCTTGGACGGGCGGCCGCGCCGGGTGCTCCGGCCCCGGCTGTTCATCTATGGCGCGCTGATGCTGGTGGCGGTGGTGGGCCTCGTCGTGAGCCTCGTGGGGCGCGTGCCCTTCGAAGCGAACCTGCTCCGCTTCCAGGGCATGCCCTACGTGGCGGAGCAGGGCACCGTGCGCAACCAGTTCGAGCTGCACCTGGTGAACAAGAACCCGTCTGAAACGGTGTTCACCATCCGCGTGGACAGCCCCGTCCCCGCGACGCTGGTGGTGCCGCAGGCGCAGGTGAAGCTCGGCTCGTTGGAGAGCTTCCGCGTGCCGCTGTTCATCACCGTGAACAGCGGCGTGAAGGCCCCCTTCGAGTTCACCGTGGAGGTGGCGGACGCGGCCTCCGGAGAAGTGAAGCGCATTCAGGCGCGCTTCCTGGGGCCGGCTCGGGTGGAAGACTGA